A portion of the Tepidanaerobacter syntrophicus genome contains these proteins:
- a CDS encoding sensor histidine kinase encodes MNKSKLNAEYLNKILNNTIETIEKSQKEIFSIFEHAKQECERLENELAELKIQVKEVIERVDNLVKLERAAKFKLMTVSRDFEKYSEEDIKAAYEEAKNIQIQLSIERQKEIQLREKRNDLERNLRSMLNILNQSEHLVMQLGVALGFLKGDLKEMSSQLADINERRSLAAQIIKAQEEERQRVARDIHDGPAQTLANVVIQAEICERVMEKDLNEAKKELEKLKEVVRASLQELRKIIFNLRPSSLDDLGLRAAISRYCEEFQEETGIRTEFRFFGDRMRLNPDVEITIFRVLQEILTNVKKHSCAKNCYVKLEFSDGRVNLAVTDDGIGFEINQENSNKESRQHFGIMTIKERIALVDGSFNIESKPGQGTKVFVSIPFGN; translated from the coding sequence ATGAATAAATCAAAATTAAATGCAGAATATCTAAATAAAATACTAAATAACACCATTGAAACAATCGAGAAAAGTCAAAAAGAAATTTTTAGCATATTTGAGCATGCAAAGCAAGAATGCGAACGCTTGGAAAACGAACTTGCAGAGCTAAAGATTCAAGTAAAGGAAGTTATTGAAAGAGTAGACAATCTAGTAAAACTTGAGCGAGCTGCTAAATTTAAATTAATGACGGTAAGCCGAGATTTCGAAAAGTATTCGGAAGAAGACATTAAAGCTGCCTATGAAGAAGCGAAAAATATTCAAATACAACTTTCTATAGAGCGCCAAAAAGAGATACAGCTTAGAGAAAAGCGAAATGATCTTGAACGCAATTTAAGAAGTATGCTCAATATTTTGAATCAATCTGAGCATTTAGTAATGCAGCTAGGAGTAGCTTTAGGATTCTTAAAGGGCGATTTAAAGGAAATGTCGAGCCAACTGGCAGATATTAATGAGCGGCGAAGTCTGGCGGCTCAAATAATAAAGGCACAGGAAGAAGAGCGGCAGCGGGTAGCTCGAGATATCCACGATGGCCCGGCTCAAACGCTTGCAAATGTAGTTATACAGGCAGAAATTTGCGAAAGAGTTATGGAGAAAGACCTGAATGAAGCTAAAAAGGAACTTGAAAAACTCAAGGAGGTTGTAAGAGCATCTTTGCAGGAGCTTAGAAAAATTATTTTCAATTTAAGGCCGTCTTCTTTAGATGATTTAGGCTTAAGAGCCGCAATAAGCAGGTACTGCGAAGAATTTCAAGAGGAAACCGGGATAAGAACAGAGTTTCGGTTTTTTGGGGATAGAATGAGACTCAATCCCGATGTTGAAATTACTATTTTTAGGGTTTTGCAAGAAATACTTACAAATGTAAAGAAGCATTCTTGCGCAAAAAATTGTTATGTAAAGCTGGAGTTTAGCGATGGAAGAGTAAATCTTGCAGTAACAGACGACGGAATTGGCTTTGAGATAAATCAGGAAAATTCAAATAAGGAGTCACGGCAACATTTTGGCATTATGACAATAAAAGAACGAATTGCCCTGGTAGATGGTTCTTTCAATATTGAGTCTAAACCTGGTCAGGGGACAAAAGTATTTGTAAGTATTCCATTTGGCAACTAA
- a CDS encoding helix-turn-helix domain-containing protein, giving the protein MSVSEQLKILCVKLGISVSELGRLSGRSPQAFNQKMKRETFTVDELKKIAEAAGCKYEGSFILPSGEKVTY; this is encoded by the coding sequence ATGTCCGTTTCGGAACAGTTAAAAATTCTATGTGTTAAGCTTGGTATAAGTGTTTCTGAACTCGGAAGGTTATCCGGCAGAAGTCCACAGGCCTTTAATCAAAAGATGAAGCGTGAAACTTTTACTGTCGATGAGCTAAAAAAGATAGCCGAAGCTGCCGGATGCAAATACGAGGGCTCTTTTATACTGCCATCTGGCGAGAAAGTCACATATTAA
- a CDS encoding DUF5131 family protein produces MMNISQIEWCNFTWNPVTGCRHGCPYCYAAKQAKRFSGDVRINKGSSQLRKDENGLYILDNPFKNQVGKVIPDPVGFEPIMHRYRLPMPAQKKKPANIFVCSLGDLFGPWIPDTWIEEVFRACEAAPWHNYLFMTRYPQRYEQMSSIGLLPRSRNFWYGTTVTRSADLDQIVFLPRKQHNQFINIEPLLEEIDISDIDFMDWIIIGAETGNRRDKVKPKREWIETIVTAARTAEIPVFMNSSKELEKVWGGDLIQEFPAELILPEEKPIPHCKKCEYCKITPEGKRGNRHDCMKVGKHIPGRYARTSPTWCPFRNE; encoded by the coding sequence ATGATGAACATATCACAGATCGAGTGGTGTAACTTCACCTGGAACCCGGTCACCGGCTGCCGGCATGGCTGCCCATACTGCTACGCAGCGAAACAGGCAAAGCGCTTCTCCGGAGACGTGAGGATCAACAAAGGATCCAGCCAGCTCCGGAAGGATGAAAACGGACTTTATATCCTGGATAACCCATTTAAAAACCAGGTAGGCAAGGTTATACCGGACCCGGTGGGATTTGAACCTATAATGCACAGGTACCGCCTGCCAATGCCGGCACAAAAGAAGAAACCAGCGAACATTTTCGTTTGCAGCTTGGGGGATCTGTTCGGACCTTGGATCCCGGATACCTGGATAGAGGAAGTATTCAGGGCCTGTGAAGCAGCACCATGGCATAATTACCTTTTCATGACGAGGTACCCGCAAAGATACGAACAAATGAGCTCCATAGGGCTACTCCCCCGCTCCAGGAATTTCTGGTACGGGACGACCGTCACCAGGAGCGCTGACCTTGATCAGATAGTATTCCTCCCCAGGAAGCAGCATAACCAATTCATCAATATAGAGCCGCTCCTGGAGGAGATAGACATAAGCGACATAGACTTCATGGACTGGATCATCATCGGAGCCGAGACCGGAAATAGGCGGGACAAAGTAAAGCCAAAGCGGGAATGGATAGAGACAATCGTCACTGCAGCCAGAACCGCCGAAATCCCGGTCTTTATGAATAGCAGCAAAGAGCTGGAGAAAGTCTGGGGCGGGGATTTAATACAGGAGTTCCCTGCAGAACTAATACTGCCGGAGGAGAAACCAATCCCACACTGCAAGAAGTGTGAGTACTGCAAAATAACCCCGGAAGGGAAGCGAGGGAACCGGCACGATTGCATGAAGGTAGGCAAACATATACCAGGAAGGTATGCACGGACCAGCCCGACATGGTGCCCGTTCCGGAACGAATAA
- a CDS encoding Fic family protein, giving the protein MTIYEKIDRYKLAIDEKRPFEGHLLHEIKNYYRIGLTWSSNALEGNTLTLSETKILLEDGLTVGGKPLRDTFEALGHAKAYDFMFTLLNSYQITEEDALTMHRMFYTGIDAEEAGKYRSRPVFITGSKYEVCPVERIEEEMKNLFQWACSARNKYHPVQFAAQLHKRFVFIHPFIDGNGRVARLLMNTALIQDGYMLAIIPPVLRHEYISLLERAHEDDQPFMDFIAERVLESEKEIMRLLNIPFPHLS; this is encoded by the coding sequence ATGACGATATATGAAAAAATCGACCGCTACAAGCTGGCCATTGATGAAAAGCGTCCCTTTGAAGGTCATTTGCTTCATGAAATTAAAAACTACTACCGGATAGGCCTTACATGGTCCAGCAATGCCCTCGAAGGGAACACCCTCACTCTAAGTGAAACAAAGATCCTCCTGGAAGACGGACTGACTGTCGGAGGGAAGCCTCTTCGGGATACATTCGAAGCCCTGGGGCATGCAAAGGCTTATGATTTCATGTTTACATTGCTTAATAGTTACCAAATAACCGAAGAAGACGCCCTTACAATGCACCGGATGTTCTATACAGGTATTGATGCCGAGGAAGCGGGAAAATACCGCAGTCGCCCAGTCTTTATAACCGGCTCAAAATATGAAGTATGCCCAGTAGAACGGATAGAAGAGGAAATGAAAAACTTATTCCAGTGGGCATGCTCCGCGCGTAACAAATACCATCCGGTCCAATTTGCCGCCCAGCTGCATAAGCGGTTCGTATTTATTCATCCTTTCATAGATGGAAATGGGAGAGTTGCTCGGTTGCTGATGAATACGGCGCTTATTCAAGACGGTTATATGCTGGCCATAATTCCGCCGGTCTTGCGACATGAGTATATTAGCTTACTGGAGCGGGCTCATGAAGATGATCAACCTTTTATGGACTTTATTGCCGAACGCGTTCTTGAGTCTGAAAAGGAAATTATGAGGTTATTGAATATCCCTTTTCCTCATCTATCCTAA
- a CDS encoding DUF6431 domain-containing protein, translating into MVILIIAINYTVEYDEARKVYKIRNKDAPFCPDCGQLLSGYDTRARHVVDSSGQICWYRLRRLKCLCCDKLHLELPDFMAPKKHYEARLIEDVMAGRSDSCPADDSTIRRWKKGKYPPSLP; encoded by the coding sequence GTGGTTATCCTGATCATTGCTATTAATTACACCGTGGAATACGACGAGGCCCGCAAGGTTTATAAGATCCGGAATAAAGATGCTCCATTTTGCCCGGACTGCGGCCAGCTGCTCTCCGGATATGATACAAGAGCTCGCCATGTCGTTGATAGTTCGGGCCAGATCTGCTGGTACCGACTGCGCCGGTTAAAGTGTCTATGTTGCGATAAACTGCATCTTGAGCTTCCGGATTTTATGGCTCCTAAAAAGCATTATGAAGCCAGGCTTATAGAAGATGTTATGGCTGGCCGATCGGATTCTTGCCCGGCTGATGATTCGACAATCCGAAGATGGAAAAAAGGAAAATACCCACCCAGTTTGCCTTAA
- a CDS encoding response regulator encodes MEKITVILADDHVLMRKGLKKILEMEDDIEVIDEASDGLEAVEKVITRKPQVLLLDINMPKLNGIEVTKSLKEKNSTSQIVILTIYDDKEYLLELLKLGISGYVLKDIEPQGLISAVRSASRGETYIQPNLTRALVAEYNRLTQPLSNHDLKRNLTAREREVLIHISKGMSNREISAALGISEKTVKNHVSSILHKLDLMDRTQAAVFAIKNGLV; translated from the coding sequence TTGGAAAAAATTACTGTTATATTAGCTGACGACCATGTTTTGATGAGAAAAGGCCTAAAAAAAATTTTGGAGATGGAAGATGATATCGAGGTAATAGATGAAGCTTCTGACGGCCTTGAAGCTGTTGAAAAAGTTATTACTAGAAAGCCACAAGTGCTTCTTTTGGATATAAATATGCCTAAGCTAAACGGGATAGAAGTGACAAAATCATTAAAGGAAAAAAACTCGACTTCCCAAATAGTTATTTTGACAATATATGATGACAAGGAGTATCTTCTTGAATTGCTAAAGTTAGGGATATCAGGATACGTCCTTAAAGACATAGAGCCTCAAGGCCTCATTTCAGCCGTGCGAAGCGCCAGCCGAGGTGAAACTTACATACAGCCAAACTTGACAAGGGCGCTAGTGGCAGAATACAATCGTTTAACACAGCCATTATCAAATCATGATCTTAAAAGAAATCTTACAGCAAGAGAAAGAGAAGTTTTAATACATATATCCAAAGGAATGAGCAATAGAGAAATATCTGCCGCTCTTGGTATAAGCGAGAAAACAGTAAAAAACCACGTAAGTAGCATTTTGCACAAATTGGATCTTATGGACAGAACCCAAGCAGCTGTCTTTGCTATAAAAAACGGTCTTGTTTAG
- a CDS encoding HEAT repeat domain-containing protein translates to MQKKTNKQAFVKVDYRLLYKKRILDYLKSLKDKDLTLWEMDEAMGKLFNLGDETVIPICLAKLRENDEEMAPIVCYALEYANNISVLEPLLEILIMTDVSDRIKARIIAVLGRYGVDAADLPLEFILKDFDKVASDSMLEMFEDVQKDPFLIPHILDDLNEFSPEMRAAYIRDMGDLRDERSIYLLEIIAFADDYLLAQEAVKALGKIKSGKALYVLFKLANKSKDDKIRKLAFREAQRLRLSGVIMSYFEPWQNLKRPIKAFVSAIDGTGNRSIWMVWQDPFKYKKLSFVNLLVNTELGVVDCWGVSDLTAREFNSSINDFSKTTFIEKCDFDYVVALLGDALLVNQTKGSRIPYQFYFWKYLVELNDIIKYERYRPKFETYDLEAIKNDDACLKKTFGLIDYGYFDDWFVRDPRVCAYAKESKAKHIRQMRKLSYQKSENLFRNFTEELIEPNINIIKRMLELSADFLERSNCRDIAKLTLCAFLNMDMKPLCCHPFIQGLIIESLVMALSNVRSESKIRSNLNRLK, encoded by the coding sequence ATGCAAAAGAAAACAAATAAACAGGCCTTTGTCAAAGTCGATTACCGACTTTTGTATAAAAAACGTATACTAGACTATTTAAAATCACTAAAGGACAAGGATCTTACGCTTTGGGAAATGGATGAAGCAATGGGAAAACTTTTCAACTTAGGAGACGAAACAGTAATACCTATTTGCCTTGCCAAGCTTAGAGAAAATGATGAAGAAATGGCCCCGATAGTTTGTTATGCTTTAGAATACGCCAACAATATAAGCGTGCTGGAGCCTTTACTTGAAATATTAATCATGACAGATGTTTCTGATCGCATAAAAGCAAGAATAATTGCTGTACTAGGACGTTATGGCGTAGATGCGGCAGATCTTCCTCTGGAATTTATTCTGAAAGATTTTGATAAAGTAGCCTCTGACTCTATGCTGGAAATGTTTGAAGACGTTCAGAAAGATCCGTTTTTGATTCCACATATATTAGATGATTTAAATGAATTCTCTCCCGAGATGCGAGCAGCATATATCAGAGATATGGGTGACTTAAGAGACGAAAGGTCTATATACTTACTTGAAATTATAGCATTTGCCGACGATTATCTTTTAGCACAGGAAGCCGTAAAAGCGCTTGGGAAAATTAAATCCGGAAAAGCGCTTTACGTGCTCTTTAAACTGGCTAACAAATCCAAGGATGATAAAATACGAAAATTAGCTTTTCGCGAAGCCCAGAGGCTCAGACTAAGCGGGGTAATTATGAGTTACTTTGAGCCATGGCAAAATCTAAAAAGACCTATAAAAGCATTTGTTTCTGCTATAGATGGTACAGGCAACAGGTCGATTTGGATGGTGTGGCAAGATCCGTTTAAATACAAAAAGCTAAGTTTTGTAAATTTGCTTGTTAATACCGAATTAGGCGTTGTTGATTGTTGGGGAGTATCAGATTTAACTGCCCGCGAATTTAACTCTTCTATAAATGATTTTTCAAAAACAACTTTTATTGAAAAGTGCGATTTCGATTATGTTGTGGCACTTTTAGGAGATGCCCTTTTAGTAAATCAAACAAAAGGCAGCCGAATTCCTTATCAGTTTTATTTTTGGAAATATCTTGTCGAGCTAAATGATATCATAAAATATGAAAGGTATCGCCCTAAATTTGAAACCTATGATTTAGAGGCTATTAAAAATGATGATGCTTGTTTGAAAAAAACTTTTGGTTTAATAGATTATGGCTACTTCGACGATTGGTTTGTAAGAGATCCTAGAGTCTGTGCTTATGCCAAAGAAAGCAAAGCAAAGCACATACGCCAGATGAGGAAACTGAGTTATCAAAAATCAGAAAATCTCTTTAGAAATTTTACCGAAGAGCTTATAGAACCAAACATAAATATAATAAAGCGGATGTTGGAGCTTTCTGCTGATTTCCTAGAAAGGTCAAACTGTCGAGACATTGCGAAATTGACCTTATGTGCATTTTTAAATATGGATATGAAGCCGCTCTGCTGCCATCCGTTTATTCAAGGTCTGATAATTGAGAGCTTAGTAATGGCCTTAAGCAATGTAAGGAGCGAGAGCAAAATTCGGTCTAATTTAAATAGGTTAAAATAA
- the metK gene encoding methionine adenosyltransferase: MGKNFLFTSESVTEGHPDKVCDQIADAILDSIIANDPQARVACEVAATTGLALVIGEITTDCYVDIPSITRETIREIGYTRAKFGFDCDTCAVITSIKEQSPDIAMGVNCAYEAREKEGAADELEKIGAGDQGMMFGFAVDETPELMPMPISLAHKLARKLAEVRKNDVLPFLRPDGKTQVTVQYENSKPVRVDKIVVSAQHSSSVKLLTLQEGIIEEVIKKIIPAHLMDNKTQIFINPTGRFVVGGPHGDSGLTGRKIIVDTYGGYSRHGGGSFSGKDPTKVDRSASYAARYVAKNIVGAGLASKCEIQLAYAIGVAKPVSVMIDTFGTGILPDEEIEKLVVQNFDLRPGAIIRDLDLRKPIYKQVAAYGHFGREELDLSWEKLDKVDILKAQASSL; this comes from the coding sequence ATGGGGAAAAATTTCTTATTTACTTCAGAATCAGTAACAGAGGGACACCCGGATAAAGTTTGTGATCAGATAGCTGATGCTATCCTTGATTCCATTATTGCAAATGATCCGCAGGCAAGAGTTGCTTGCGAAGTTGCTGCAACTACAGGTTTAGCGCTGGTTATTGGCGAAATTACTACGGATTGTTACGTTGATATTCCCAGTATTACTCGCGAAACTATAAGAGAAATAGGATATACGAGAGCAAAATTCGGTTTTGATTGCGATACCTGTGCGGTTATTACAAGCATAAAAGAGCAGTCCCCTGACATTGCCATGGGCGTTAACTGTGCTTATGAGGCGCGTGAAAAAGAAGGTGCTGCAGACGAACTTGAAAAAATCGGTGCCGGAGATCAGGGAATGATGTTTGGCTTTGCCGTAGATGAAACGCCGGAACTTATGCCGATGCCTATTTCTCTTGCACATAAACTAGCTCGCAAGTTAGCTGAAGTCAGGAAAAATGATGTGCTTCCTTTTCTAAGGCCCGACGGAAAGACTCAGGTAACGGTTCAATACGAAAATTCAAAACCTGTAAGGGTGGACAAAATAGTGGTCTCGGCGCAGCACAGTTCTTCGGTTAAGCTTTTAACCCTTCAAGAGGGAATTATAGAAGAAGTTATAAAAAAGATTATTCCAGCCCATCTTATGGACAATAAAACACAAATTTTTATTAATCCTACCGGCAGGTTTGTAGTCGGCGGGCCTCATGGAGATTCAGGCCTTACAGGCCGTAAAATCATAGTTGATACATATGGCGGCTACTCACGGCATGGCGGCGGTTCTTTTTCAGGAAAGGATCCGACTAAGGTAGACCGTTCTGCATCTTACGCTGCCCGTTACGTAGCTAAAAATATTGTAGGAGCAGGCCTTGCTTCTAAATGCGAGATTCAGCTGGCCTATGCAATAGGTGTTGCAAAACCGGTTTCTGTGATGATTGATACCTTTGGCACAGGCATTTTGCCGGATGAAGAGATAGAAAAGCTGGTTGTACAAAATTTTGATCTTCGCCCCGGAGCCATCATAAGAGACCTAGATTTGAGAAAACCAATCTATAAACAAGTTGCGGCATATGGACACTTTGGAAGAGAAGAATTAGATTTATCTTGGGAAAAATTAGATAAAGTTGACATATTAAAAGCACAAGCAAGCAGCCTTTAA
- a CDS encoding arginase family protein — MPINIIKVDNSLDFQEKLLKKADNIVDLTGFDKLRFCSQKSRLLEISNHLKKLPRGISFLGSSDFHHLSFSLISNLPEKISLILIDHHSDMYETFPHLISCGSWLAELIKEGKIEKCIIVGVDAGDFAIEKYSLKESNLLFITENEPEKLLISKIASQLSRIETPVYISIDKDVLRPQDAATGWDQGTMSIAGLKRLICTIKNNTYVFAVDICGEWMLPGDKILLTNEDIWRNRLNEAANLEILRALTS; from the coding sequence ATGCCTATTAATATAATAAAGGTGGACAATAGTTTAGACTTTCAGGAAAAACTATTAAAAAAAGCTGATAATATTGTGGACTTAACAGGCTTTGATAAACTAAGATTTTGTAGCCAAAAAAGCAGACTTTTGGAAATTTCCAACCATTTAAAGAAACTGCCTAGAGGAATAAGCTTTTTAGGTTCAAGTGATTTTCACCATCTTTCCTTCTCGTTAATAAGCAATCTGCCTGAAAAAATTTCTCTGATTTTAATTGACCATCATTCTGATATGTACGAAACTTTTCCTCATCTGATAAGTTGTGGATCATGGCTTGCAGAGCTTATAAAAGAGGGCAAAATAGAAAAATGCATAATAGTCGGAGTAGATGCCGGAGATTTTGCAATAGAAAAATATAGTCTCAAAGAGAGCAATCTGCTCTTTATTACAGAAAATGAGCCAGAAAAACTCTTGATATCTAAAATTGCATCTCAATTATCAAGGATTGAAACCCCTGTTTATATAAGCATAGATAAAGATGTGCTCCGCCCGCAAGATGCCGCAACTGGTTGGGATCAAGGCACCATGAGCATAGCAGGGCTTAAACGCCTGATTTGTACTATAAAAAATAACACTTATGTTTTTGCAGTAGATATTTGCGGAGAATGGATGCTACCAGGAGATAAAATATTGCTTACAAATGAAGATATATGGCGAAATCGTCTTAACGAGGCCGCAAATCTAGAAATATTAAGGGCGTTGACAAGCTAA
- the fbp gene encoding fructose-1,6-bisphosphate aldolase/phosphatase — MINSKITLSVIKADVGGFVGHGSVHPKMLEKAEEMLKEKGKDLLVDCFVTNVGDDINLIMTHKEGINSEKIHTLAWDTFLSCTEVAKSLKMYGAGQDLLSDAFSGNMKGMGPGIAEMEFEERPSEPIVIFMADKTEPGAWNLPLYKIFADPFNTIGLVIDPKMHSGFRFEVFDLIKDKKVTFACPEELYDLLIFLGASNRYVVKSIYTKEGEIAAVSSTQKMNQMAGRYVGKDDPVLIVRCQSGLPAVGEVLEPFANPHLVAGWMRGSHYGPLMPVSQKQALPTRFDGPPRVIAMGFQLANGKLHGPQDLFADVAFDMARQKALKVADYIRQMGPFEPHRLPLDEMEYTTLPGVMEKLKGRFEQC; from the coding sequence ATGATAAACTCTAAAATAACTCTTTCAGTAATTAAAGCCGATGTAGGCGGTTTTGTTGGGCATGGTAGCGTACATCCGAAAATGTTGGAAAAAGCGGAGGAAATGTTAAAAGAGAAAGGAAAAGATTTGTTAGTAGATTGTTTTGTTACAAATGTCGGTGATGATATAAATCTTATAATGACACACAAAGAGGGCATAAACTCTGAAAAAATTCACACATTGGCTTGGGATACTTTTCTCAGCTGTACTGAAGTAGCAAAAAGCCTAAAAATGTATGGAGCAGGACAAGATCTCTTATCAGATGCATTTTCTGGTAATATGAAAGGCATGGGACCGGGAATTGCTGAGATGGAATTTGAGGAACGGCCAAGTGAGCCAATAGTGATTTTTATGGCGGATAAGACTGAACCGGGAGCTTGGAATCTGCCGCTTTATAAGATATTTGCTGACCCATTTAATACCATTGGGCTTGTGATAGATCCAAAAATGCATTCAGGCTTCCGATTTGAAGTTTTCGACCTTATAAAAGACAAAAAAGTAACTTTTGCCTGTCCTGAAGAGCTTTATGATTTACTGATTTTCTTGGGCGCATCTAATAGATATGTCGTAAAAAGCATTTATACCAAGGAAGGCGAGATAGCGGCCGTGTCTTCAACGCAAAAAATGAATCAAATGGCCGGCCGCTATGTAGGTAAAGACGATCCTGTGCTCATAGTTCGGTGTCAAAGCGGTTTGCCAGCTGTTGGAGAAGTCCTGGAACCTTTTGCAAATCCCCACTTGGTAGCAGGTTGGATGCGTGGTTCGCACTATGGGCCGCTTATGCCGGTATCACAAAAACAGGCGCTTCCTACCCGATTCGATGGTCCGCCTAGAGTAATTGCAATGGGCTTTCAGCTAGCCAACGGAAAACTCCATGGTCCACAAGACTTATTCGCAGACGTAGCCTTTGATATGGCTAGACAAAAGGCTCTCAAAGTTGCCGATTACATAAGACAGATGGGTCCATTTGAACCTCATAGATTGCCCCTTGACGAAATGGAATATACTACATTACCTGGTGTGATGGAAAAACTTAAAGGCAGATTTGAACAATGCTAA